From the Equus asinus isolate D_3611 breed Donkey chromosome 9, EquAss-T2T_v2, whole genome shotgun sequence genome, the window AAGTAGGGTCCCTACTCACACTCCCGCTCCTTGCCTCCCAGAACATCGCCCTCCTTTTCCTGGCATTCTCTTCTGTCCTGGTCATTTGCGCTAATGCTATTGCTGCTTCCAGGTCTTTTTAGAAGCAAAGTGCTAGCAAGATCCTAGCTTTCAGTCTTGGCTTCACCACTTGCCACGGTCAATAAGCTAAGGTAGACCAGTTATCCTCCCCAAGCCGCTCTGCTCAGCAGTACAAGGGGGGTAAAACAGCCACCTTGCTGAGTCGTTAAAGCACTAAGGTAATCCTATGAAGTTGTCAGCACAGCACCTGGCTTGAGTGAGCGCCTAGCCATTTGCATTTATGAAGTGTGGCCTGTATCTGCCCTCTGTCATTCTTGGTCCCTCCACCCCTTTATGTCTTTCTTCACCATCCCTGCAACTTCTCCCTTTCTTGTCCAGTTTAGACTCTGAGAAGAAACCTTGGAATCAGAAATCTACGAAGGGGAAATGGCATGATTACTCCATCTCAGAAGTGGGCTAGCCTGACTTTGCCCTGCCCTGCTCACTGCATTGACACCTGCGGCCTGAGCTCTGTTAGGGATAGAATAATCGGGTTCTATAAGATTTATCCCAGAAGTATTTTTGTTAGAATAGTGAGAAGTGCAATAAATGAGTGTTCCACAAGAATGTTGGGAACTTCATAGTGAATAGTATGTAGTTttgaaacaagaagaagaaaggtaatttgtacttctttattcatttacacGCCACAGTTTGGGTTGTTTTCAAATAACACTAGAGTTCTCTGGAATGTAGGACTCGGGGTGTGGTGATGGGGTGCTTGTTAATTGCAGTGTCTAAGCTGAACAGATCTCCATGAATTTTCATTTATGCGTAAAGCACCAAATAAGGAACTGAAAATGAATCCTTCGTAAATTACCTGCACACACGGGATTTAATTTCTTCCCGGTCCTATCAGGGACGATAGCATCCCCATGATGAATCTGAGGGTGCGCGTCCTGGGGAGAGGGTAGGAGGTTGGAGGCTGATGGAGCTCATTGGAAAGGCTGCAGGAGTCAGCAGATGGCAACCGCTTGCTTTCTAACAGCAATAGAATCCAGAAGTCAGGTTGGCTGTGTTTTCCAAATCCGACAGGAAACAGCTGCTTGGTGTAGAGGTTGTACAGGGAATTCAAATTTCCCAAGAAGGGGAAGCTCTAGAGGCAATCTGACGTTCAGCAGACAACTCCAGGGGCTGTGTTTCCTCCGTGGATCCAcatctttctccctctgctcaagATCCTACACTCTGGGGTCTCCTTGGGAGCCATGACCAAGTCAGCAGCTGAAGTGACTCAGCTCCTTCACTCCAGGGACTCAGGATCTtggattgtgtttttttttcactgCCAGAGTGAGTGATGGTGCTGCCTGTGTGTGAGCGGTCACGGAGGGAGAGCAGCATGGTGCAGAGGGCCCAGGACATGGTGACAGAGCAGATGGAAGCCTCGGGAGATGAGCAGAGTGTGTTCACATCAGTTAATCCCAGCTGCTCACAAAGCCCttgtgcctgctctgtgccacctctcacctccctccttccatcaCTTCCAAAAGGGAAAACAAGAAAACCTGAGGTGGCCAATTCCCATCAGGAGTTTGTAGAGAGAAGTCAAACATTCTAATGGTGATGGGAGCTGTGTAGACTTTGACCAGATGGGAAGAAAATTGTTATTCACGTGGTATGCAGTTGaagcaagtattttctccccaCGTTATAGATACAGAAGTTGAAGTTCggaaagattaaatgacataGTCAAGGTCACAGAGTAGGAGGGAGAGCAAGACACTTATACAGCTGTTCTGCCTCCCGCTTCTGACTCTACATCTCAGCGTCTCCACAGAGGTCAGACAGGGTGAAACCCACATAGAAGCATGGACACAGGCATGAGGAAGACAATTAATTCCTCTTCTCAGGTTTTGTTCATTCCAAATTTCTTCATTCATCACAGGTGCCAGAAAATGCCTCAGCATGAGAAGTGACAACCAGAGCTTCTTGGGGGATCCCCCTAAGGACTTCATCCTTCTAGGTGTTTCTGACAGGCCATGGCTGGAACTCCCTCTCTTCGTGGTCCTCCTGGTGTCCTATGTTCTGGCCATGTTGGGGAACATCGCCATCATTCTCGTGTCCCGGCTGGATCCCCAGCTCCACAGCCCCATGTACGTTTTCCTCAGCCACCTCTCCTTCCTGGACCTCTGCTACACCACCACCACAGTCCCTCAGATGCTGGTCAACATGGGCAGCTCCAAGAAGACCATCAGCTACGGTGGCTGCACAGTGCAGTACGCCATTTTCCACTGGTTGGGATGCACTGAATGCATCGTCTTGGCCGCCATGGCCCTGGACCGCTACGTGGCCATCTGTGAGCCCCTCCGGTATGCGGTCATCATGCACCGCCCTCTTTGTCAGCAGCTTGTGATGGTGGCCTGGCTCAGCGGCTTCTGCAACTCCCTCGTTCAGGTTGTCCTGACAGTGCAGTTGCCCTTCTGCGGGCGGCAGAGCCTGAACAACTTCTTCTGTGAAGTGCCAGCCATGATCAAGCTGTCGTGTGCTGACACAGCCGTGAATGACGCCACGCTGGCCGTGCTGGTGGCCTTCTTTGTGCTGGTCCCCCTAGCTCTCATCCTTCTCTCCTATGGCTTCATCGCCCGTGCGGTGCTCAAGATGCGGTCCTCCAAGGGCCGGCGCAAAGCCTTTGGGACCTGTTCCTCCCACCTGGTGGTGGTCTGCTTCTTCTACCTCCCTGCCATCTACATGTACCTGCAGCCCCCTTCCGGCTACTCCCAAGAACAGGGCAAGTTTATCTCGCTCTTCTATTCCATAATCACCCCCACCCTCAATCCCTTCATCTACACCCTGAGGAATAGGGATGTGAAGGGAGCTCTGAGAAGACTCCTGTCAAGGATCTGGAGGCCCTGCAGAAGATGAAGCTCTGAGACGGGGTGAGCTCCACTGGTTACAGGACCGGGGCCCAGCGTACTGTGTGCTTACGGGGTCAACAACCGAACAGTGTGAGTTTTTTGAGAGATTTGAGAGCTCCCAAGCCCCCTGTCCAGAACATTTCACCTCCTGCATGGCCACAGTCTCTGAAATCCCTCCTCCCACTGgagtctttaattttaaaaggccGTATGTTTTTAACTCTTTAAGCAGAATTgacattcaataagtatttgtcaaGTTAATTAATTTCTAATGTCCTGATTCTTTCCCCTTCTCATCTTACtattttttctgctatttttccctttcccatcttctctcttccttttccattaCTCCTAAGTATATATAATGTGAAACCAAAATATAATCTTATTTGTAATAAATTATGTTCTTCTCCATATACTTAAATCTCCATAAATTATATGTGACTttcaaagaaattccagaaatgaaGTGACTCACTCCCTTCTTCCTGTGACCTTCGATGACGCAAGTTTTCTTCCTTAGAAAGTTTCCCCACTGTTGACTGGGAACTAGCACATCATATTCACCGTGGATGTGCCCGACTCTGTGTTAGATTCCACGGGTAcacatcaaaacagcatgatctCTTATCTAAAGAAAGAATAGACTCTAGCTGAGAACACAAGGTATAAACAAAATCAGAGTTACAGACAATATAACTTTAAATAATAAGTTCAAGATCATGGGCACCGTTTGTAAAAGGCTTCCAAGATGCAGGTACCAGAGCAGGTGTGTTCACGTACACCACCTTGTTGAAACCTCAGATAACTCCTTGATGCAATCGCTTCTATGATCCGCCATGGTCATAGAGAATCTATTAGAGACGTTGCAGTAACTTGGCCAAGCTCCTTCTGGACTGAGGGTCTGAGACCAGCACTAATGTCCACTCTGGCTGCCTCCTTCCTGCTTCAGCAGATGCAGCTGTGATGCTAGGACTTGAgatctgcattttgttttttcatgttctttatttatgtttaatttattcatttttattcccCCTGCCATGCATATGCCAAATATTAACATAACCTGGCAGAGAAAatagatataataataataacaattgtaTGACAATTaggacaaaaggaaaattaaggaaGTCTCTCTGACAGCAAAGGCAAAAGGGACATATAAACCACAAAGCTATAGGACTTGATTTAAAAGACGCAAAGGACTGTGTTTATTCCTGATTCCGTGACCACAAAGGATGTTTtccctgggctgccacagagcAGCCACAGGGTAACAGC encodes:
- the LOC106821812 gene encoding olfactory receptor 2B11 — its product is MRSDNQSFLGDPPKDFILLGVSDRPWLELPLFVVLLVSYVLAMLGNIAIILVSRLDPQLHSPMYVFLSHLSFLDLCYTTTTVPQMLVNMGSSKKTISYGGCTVQYAIFHWLGCTECIVLAAMALDRYVAICEPLRYAVIMHRPLCQQLVMVAWLSGFCNSLVQVVLTVQLPFCGRQSLNNFFCEVPAMIKLSCADTAVNDATLAVLVAFFVLVPLALILLSYGFIARAVLKMRSSKGRRKAFGTCSSHLVVVCFFYLPAIYMYLQPPSGYSQEQGKFISLFYSIITPTLNPFIYTLRNRDVKGALRRLLSRIWRPCRR